One genomic window of Ilyobacter polytropus DSM 2926 includes the following:
- a CDS encoding TIGR00266 family protein — translation MADVIDYKIYGHDMQLVEIELDPGEGVRAEAGAMTYMESQIEMQTGAGGGLFGGFKRMITGESFFITTFKNNGKAKKSVGFSAPYPGQIIPLDLNKFNGEFICQKDSFLCAANGIDIDVAFTKKLGAGFFGGEGFILQRLKGDGMAFVHAGGSIIEKELKAGETLRVDTGCIVGFERSVDYDIRFVGGFKNALFGKEGLFLATLEGPGRVYIQSMPISKLAERLYANMGSSRERGGSGGTLLSGAVAGGILGGILDRD, via the coding sequence ATGGCAGATGTTATAGATTATAAAATTTACGGACACGACATGCAACTTGTTGAGATAGAACTAGATCCAGGAGAGGGAGTTAGGGCTGAGGCCGGAGCTATGACTTATATGGAATCTCAAATTGAGATGCAAACTGGGGCCGGAGGAGGTCTTTTTGGAGGCTTCAAAAGAATGATCACAGGAGAAAGTTTTTTTATAACAACATTTAAAAATAACGGAAAAGCAAAAAAATCAGTGGGATTCAGTGCTCCATACCCGGGGCAGATAATTCCTCTAGATTTAAATAAATTTAACGGAGAGTTTATATGCCAGAAAGATTCATTTTTATGTGCAGCTAATGGAATAGACATAGATGTTGCTTTTACAAAAAAACTGGGAGCCGGGTTTTTTGGTGGAGAGGGTTTCATACTTCAGAGGCTCAAGGGAGACGGTATGGCATTTGTCCATGCGGGAGGATCTATCATAGAGAAAGAACTCAAGGCTGGAGAGACTCTTCGAGTGGATACCGGATGTATAGTTGGTTTTGAAAGGAGTGTAGACTATGATATAAGATTTGTAGGGGGATTTAAAAACGCACTTTTTGGAAAAGAGGGACTTTTTCTGGCAACACTTGAGGGCCCAGGGAGAGTTTATATTCAGAGTATGCCTATATCCAAACTTGCAGAAAGACTTTATGCAAACATGGGTAGTTCTAGAGAAAGGGGAGGTTCTGGAGGAACTCTCCTAAGTGGAGCTGTTGCAGGTGGAATTCTTGGAGGAATATTAGACAGGGATTAA
- a CDS encoding TolC family protein: MKNFLIVILITSLSMYAYSETITLDLNQCIERALSSSYTIKNADIDLENSKLQVREAYKEALPKISYTGLYDKNDESIYGDNQDRNDNYYNRIELIQPLYRGGLIGAGIEAAKKIRELSDYEFLESRSDLRLLVIEKYLNILKLQKGLEVYQASLKDVNGQYKKAQRKYELRLFSKADVLPFATRVRNIRTNIIRIKNEIKITELELKNEIGIHRKTELKLEPIDSMNYDLSGIDIEADVDLARENNRDSKMARLDYEITKANESLARSEFFPKVDLNFGYTGEDGDFDGASEDWKWDAGITVTMNLFEFGQNVDAYNRYKNETEKSRNLESKARDNIEVTLRSNFSELIRLKETVKEQQAAVESSYENYSVEKRRYENGLVSVVDLLQIESDLREAKLSLLEAALDYYLAYERYYEYLK; this comes from the coding sequence ATGAAAAATTTTTTAATTGTGATATTGATAACGTCCTTATCTATGTATGCATACAGTGAAACAATTACACTGGACCTTAATCAGTGTATAGAAAGAGCTTTGTCTAGTAGTTACACTATAAAGAATGCAGATATTGATCTAGAAAACTCAAAACTTCAGGTACGAGAGGCCTATAAGGAGGCACTTCCAAAAATAAGCTATACCGGTCTATATGATAAAAATGATGAAAGTATCTATGGAGACAACCAAGACAGAAATGACAACTATTATAATAGGATAGAGCTTATACAGCCATTGTATAGGGGAGGCTTAATCGGAGCCGGTATAGAAGCGGCAAAAAAGATAAGAGAACTTTCAGACTATGAATTTTTAGAATCTAGAAGTGATTTGAGACTTTTGGTAATAGAAAAATATTTAAATATATTAAAACTTCAAAAAGGGCTAGAGGTTTACCAGGCTTCTCTGAAAGATGTAAATGGACAGTATAAAAAAGCTCAGAGAAAATATGAACTTAGACTGTTTTCAAAGGCAGATGTTCTTCCATTTGCCACTAGAGTCAGGAATATCAGGACAAATATTATAAGAATAAAAAATGAAATAAAGATCACGGAGCTGGAGTTGAAAAATGAAATTGGAATTCACAGAAAAACGGAATTAAAACTTGAGCCTATTGATTCAATGAATTATGATTTGTCAGGAATAGATATAGAGGCCGATGTAGATTTAGCTAGAGAAAATAACAGGGACTCAAAGATGGCAAGGTTGGATTATGAAATTACAAAGGCTAATGAATCTCTGGCTAGATCAGAGTTCTTTCCAAAAGTTGATTTAAATTTTGGATATACAGGAGAAGATGGTGATTTTGACGGAGCTTCAGAAGACTGGAAGTGGGATGCAGGAATAACTGTTACGATGAACTTATTTGAATTTGGACAAAATGTAGATGCATATAACAGGTATAAAAATGAAACTGAAAAATCCAGAAATCTTGAGAGTAAAGCAAGGGATAATATAGAGGTAACTCTCAGAAGTAATTTTTCGGAACTTATCAGACTGAAGGAAACAGTAAAAGAACAGCAGGCAGCTGTAGAGTCTTCATATGAGAATTACAGTGTGGAAAAAAGAAGGTATGAAAATGGATTGGTAAGTGTTGTAGATTTACTCCAGATAGAAAGTGACCTTAGAGAAGCGAAGCTATCTCTTCTAGAGGCAGCTTTAGATTATTATCTGGCCTACGAAAGATACTATGAGTATCTAAAATAG
- the eno gene encoding phosphopyruvate hydratase has product MTTIVDVKAREILDSRGNPTVEVDVRLECGAMGRAAVPSGASTGEREAVELRDGDKSRYLGKGCLTAVNNVNTEIREAILGMDATEQVAIDKVMIALDGTKTKARLGANAILGVSLATAKAAAEALGQSLFKYLGGTNAKELPLPMMNILNGGSHADSAVDVQEFMVQPVGAKTFAEGLRMGTEVFHHLGKLLKANGDSTNVGNEGGYAPAKIEGTEGALDIIIEAIKAAGYEPGKDVTLALDAAASEFCDGGEDGNKVYNFKREGGVKRTTDEMIEWYAGLIEKYPITSIEDGLDENDWSGFAKLTEKVGATTQIVGDDLFVTNTEYLAMGIEKKSANSILIKLNQIGTLTETLEAIEMAKKAGYTAVVSHRSGETADATIADVSVATNAGQIKTGSASRSDRMAKYNQLLRIEEELGETAIYAGMNAFYNIKK; this is encoded by the coding sequence ATGACGACAATAGTAGACGTAAAAGCTAGAGAAATTTTGGACTCAAGAGGAAATCCAACTGTAGAGGTAGATGTAAGATTAGAATGTGGAGCAATGGGAAGAGCAGCTGTTCCATCTGGAGCATCTACTGGTGAAAGAGAAGCAGTAGAACTTAGAGACGGAGATAAATCAAGATACCTTGGAAAAGGTTGTCTTACTGCAGTAAATAACGTAAATACTGAAATCAGAGAGGCTATCTTAGGAATGGACGCCACTGAGCAAGTTGCCATCGATAAAGTAATGATCGCCCTTGACGGAACTAAAACAAAAGCTAGATTAGGAGCTAATGCAATACTAGGAGTATCTCTTGCAACTGCAAAAGCAGCAGCTGAGGCTTTAGGTCAATCTTTATTCAAATACCTTGGAGGAACTAATGCTAAAGAATTACCTCTTCCAATGATGAACATACTAAATGGTGGATCTCATGCAGATTCTGCTGTAGACGTACAAGAGTTTATGGTTCAGCCAGTAGGTGCAAAAACTTTTGCTGAAGGATTAAGAATGGGAACTGAAGTATTCCACCACCTTGGAAAACTTCTTAAAGCAAATGGTGACTCTACAAACGTAGGAAACGAAGGAGGGTATGCTCCAGCTAAAATAGAGGGAACTGAAGGCGCTCTTGATATCATAATTGAAGCTATCAAAGCAGCAGGATACGAGCCTGGAAAAGATGTAACTCTAGCACTAGATGCAGCAGCTTCTGAGTTCTGCGATGGTGGAGAAGATGGAAATAAAGTATACAACTTCAAAAGAGAAGGCGGAGTAAAAAGAACAACTGACGAAATGATCGAATGGTATGCAGGTCTTATCGAAAAGTATCCTATAACTTCAATTGAAGACGGACTTGACGAAAATGACTGGTCTGGATTCGCTAAACTTACTGAAAAAGTAGGAGCGACTACTCAAATAGTTGGAGACGATTTATTTGTAACTAACACAGAGTACCTTGCAATGGGAATAGAGAAGAAATCAGCTAACTCAATCCTAATCAAATTAAACCAGATCGGAACTTTAACTGAAACTTTAGAAGCTATCGAAATGGCTAAAAAAGCTGGATACACAGCAGTAGTATCACACAGATCTGGAGAAACTGCAGATGCAACTATCGCAGACGTCTCAGTAGCAACTAATGCTGGACAGATCAAAACTGGATCAGCTTCAAGATCAGACAGAATGGCTAAGTACAACCAACTTCTTAGAATTGAAGAAGAACTTGGAGAAACTGCAATATACGCTGGAATGAACGCTTTTTACAACATTAAAAAATAA
- a CDS encoding PG0541 family transporter-associated protein, which produces MEEYKLLRIICDSSLEDELVGILAGEGIEEYTIFPSLKGSWEKTKKHLDNHVWPGTDSIIFTVLEKNRCEKIIEKFKMKKESMDYYITFKILVTSVDLYLK; this is translated from the coding sequence ATGGAAGAGTATAAGTTGCTTAGAATAATATGTGACTCTTCACTAGAGGATGAGCTTGTTGGGATTTTGGCGGGAGAGGGTATAGAGGAATATACAATTTTTCCGTCGCTGAAAGGTTCTTGGGAGAAAACTAAAAAGCATCTGGACAACCATGTATGGCCAGGGACAGACAGTATTATTTTTACTGTTTTAGAAAAGAATCGATGCGAAAAAATTATTGAAAAATTTAAAATGAAAAAAGAATCGATGGATTATTATATTACATTTAAAATACTTGTGACTTCTGTAGACTTATACTTAAAATAA
- a CDS encoding sigma-54-dependent transcriptional regulator produces the protein MKKSILAISERKETLKQIRKELSEEYEVITFNNFLDGLDMLRESDFDIVLLDEYMTWFSFSEVKRKLGGIGKDFVIVGLIDEEKEEIINELKNADVYNYLLKPVNLKEMNRIIIPALKNLELLKEKRKLEEKLSYVEEANEIVGQTMKVKEVKNLVERVAESDLTVLISGENGVGKELIAKEIFKKSDRRRNNFIIINCASLPSESIESELFGYERGAFPGASSSKRGILEETDRGTVFLDEISAMDLKSQAKLLRVIEYGEFRRVGGNKSRRVDVRFIVSTNKNLKEETEKGKFRSDLYHRLSAFPIEVPPLRDRREDIPLLANYFLNKIILELHREMPVISGEAMKYLMEYSYPGNIRELKNIVERMVILSNTKAISVEDLPLEIKMKSDTLENKTVIGVGPLKDILEQEIYDLAEVEKVVIATALQKTRWNKQETAKLLGIGRTTLYEKIRKYNLDQKA, from the coding sequence ATGAAAAAGTCAATTTTGGCAATTTCGGAGAGAAAAGAAACTCTTAAGCAAATAAGAAAAGAACTTTCTGAAGAATATGAAGTAATAACATTTAATAATTTTTTAGATGGATTGGATATGCTTAGAGAAAGTGATTTTGATATCGTACTACTAGATGAGTACATGACATGGTTTAGCTTCTCAGAAGTAAAAAGAAAACTCGGTGGAATAGGTAAGGACTTTGTCATAGTAGGTCTTATAGACGAAGAAAAAGAAGAGATAATAAATGAACTTAAAAATGCAGATGTCTATAACTACCTGCTAAAGCCTGTAAATCTTAAAGAAATGAATAGGATAATAATTCCGGCTTTAAAAAATCTTGAACTTCTTAAAGAAAAAAGAAAATTAGAAGAGAAGCTTTCTTATGTAGAGGAGGCAAATGAAATAGTCGGTCAGACTATGAAGGTAAAAGAGGTAAAGAATCTTGTAGAGAGAGTTGCTGAAAGTGACCTTACTGTACTTATAAGTGGAGAAAACGGAGTAGGTAAAGAGCTTATAGCAAAAGAGATATTCAAGAAAAGTGACAGAAGAAGAAACAACTTTATAATAATAAACTGCGCTTCTTTGCCTTCTGAATCTATAGAATCAGAATTATTTGGTTATGAAAGAGGTGCATTCCCAGGAGCATCTTCAAGTAAAAGGGGAATTTTAGAAGAAACTGACAGAGGAACTGTATTTTTAGATGAGATCTCTGCAATGGATCTTAAGTCTCAGGCAAAACTTCTCAGAGTCATAGAATATGGAGAATTTAGAAGAGTTGGTGGGAATAAATCAAGAAGAGTAGATGTCAGATTTATAGTTTCTACCAATAAAAACCTCAAAGAGGAGACTGAAAAAGGTAAGTTCAGAAGCGATCTTTACCACAGACTATCGGCATTCCCAATCGAAGTACCACCTCTAAGAGACAGAAGGGAAGATATACCTTTACTTGCAAATTATTTCCTAAACAAGATAATCCTTGAACTTCATAGAGAGATGCCTGTAATTTCTGGAGAGGCTATGAAATATCTTATGGAATACTCTTATCCTGGAAATATCAGAGAACTCAAGAACATAGTGGAGAGAATGGTAATCCTTTCTAATACAAAAGCAATAAGCGTAGAAGATCTTCCGTTAGAGATAAAGATGAAGTCTGATACTTTAGAGAATAAAACAGTTATAGGTGTAGGACCTCTAAAGGATATCCTTGAACAGGAAATATATGATCTAGCAGAGGTAGAAAAGGTAGTAATAGCAACTGCTCTGCAAAAGACTAGATGGAATAAACAGGAAACTGCAAAACTTCTAGGAATAGGAAGAACAACTTTGTATGAGAAAATAAGAAAATACAATCTTGACCAAAAAGCATAA
- a CDS encoding peptidylprolyl isomerase, translating into MAVRKLRKNMKPIIWVITIAFFVSMLTVIVSNIRMGMGNQSYAFKINGEKVETLKVERTMTNLSGVYQQYFGANLDKELSNLIAFNQVIEKELTMQIAKKLKVKVPKKEINAEYDKIVNSINDKEQFKRMLQIQGYTKTTLKKEIEEGLLLEKTIAAIKEQYIPSEDELKEEYEENKYGTYLGKTYEEVKPELEAQLKDKKGIEKYSALLHEEKENMKLEAVDEEYVKYLEQPSLEKDGFVITNVDMANRTIRNLFATGGEVTQAEEMTKQSFETDIKIAKEAIKRGLSVEENLSTTDKLYGLRTKLEKDIKDSYKVSEDELKNFFEKNKLAYDTAASSDANIVEFKAEVSEKDKETALEKAKEILKEATPENFEELAIKYSEGPSGPKGGDLGWFEKGQMVKPFEDAVFKGESGKVYPEIVETQFGHHIIYVEEKEESKAKARHILITNKISDETKKLLKDEALSVVDKLQNKELTFEEVSKGGKNIVASKAYTGITEGGYIPELGYKIELAKEIFKSELNKFQFVESQGEIYVFQKIKEVKYKKADFEEVKDRVKYDLLNIKSQEELKKIIEN; encoded by the coding sequence ATGGCTGTCAGAAAACTCAGGAAAAATATGAAGCCGATAATTTGGGTGATAACTATAGCTTTTTTTGTATCTATGCTAACGGTTATTGTATCAAATATCAGAATGGGAATGGGAAATCAGAGTTATGCATTCAAAATCAACGGGGAAAAAGTAGAAACTTTAAAAGTAGAGAGAACTATGACTAACCTTTCGGGGGTTTATCAACAATACTTCGGTGCTAATCTAGATAAAGAACTTAGCAATTTAATCGCTTTTAATCAAGTGATTGAAAAGGAACTGACAATGCAGATAGCGAAAAAGCTTAAGGTAAAAGTTCCTAAAAAAGAGATAAATGCTGAATATGATAAAATCGTAAACTCAATAAATGACAAAGAACAATTTAAAAGGATGCTTCAAATACAAGGGTATACAAAAACGACTCTGAAAAAAGAGATCGAAGAAGGACTGCTTTTAGAAAAGACCATTGCAGCTATAAAAGAGCAGTATATCCCTAGTGAAGATGAATTAAAAGAAGAGTATGAGGAAAATAAATATGGAACATATCTCGGAAAAACTTACGAAGAAGTTAAACCGGAACTAGAGGCTCAACTGAAAGATAAAAAAGGTATCGAAAAATATTCTGCCCTTTTACATGAAGAAAAAGAGAATATGAAATTAGAAGCTGTAGATGAAGAATATGTGAAGTATCTAGAGCAGCCTTCACTTGAAAAAGATGGTTTTGTAATAACTAATGTTGATATGGCTAACAGAACTATCAGAAATTTATTTGCCACAGGAGGCGAAGTCACTCAGGCAGAGGAGATGACAAAACAATCCTTCGAAACGGATATAAAAATAGCAAAAGAGGCAATAAAAAGAGGATTGTCAGTAGAAGAGAATCTTTCTACAACAGACAAGCTTTACGGACTCAGAACAAAGCTTGAAAAAGACATAAAAGATTCTTATAAAGTAAGTGAGGATGAACTCAAAAATTTCTTTGAAAAAAATAAACTGGCTTATGATACAGCAGCAAGTAGTGATGCTAATATTGTAGAGTTTAAAGCAGAAGTTTCAGAAAAAGATAAAGAGACGGCCTTAGAAAAAGCCAAAGAGATACTAAAAGAAGCAACTCCTGAAAACTTTGAAGAACTTGCTATAAAATATTCTGAAGGACCTTCTGGACCAAAAGGAGGGGACTTAGGATGGTTTGAAAAAGGACAGATGGTAAAACCTTTTGAAGATGCAGTATTTAAAGGAGAATCTGGAAAAGTCTATCCTGAAATAGTGGAAACACAATTTGGACATCATATTATATATGTAGAAGAAAAAGAAGAGTCTAAGGCAAAAGCCAGACATATTCTTATTACCAATAAAATATCTGATGAAACTAAAAAATTGTTAAAAGATGAAGCTTTATCAGTAGTTGATAAACTTCAAAATAAAGAACTGACATTTGAAGAAGTATCAAAAGGCGGAAAAAATATAGTAGCTAGTAAAGCCTATACCGGAATAACTGAGGGTGGATATATCCCGGAACTAGGATATAAAATAGAACTTGCCAAGGAGATATTTAAAAGTGAACTTAATAAGTTTCAGTTTGTAGAATCTCAGGGAGAAATCTATGTGTTCCAAAAAATAAAAGAAGTGAAATATAAAAAAGCGGATTTTGAAGAAGTAAAGGACAGAGTTAAGTATGATCTTCTAAATATAAAATCCCAAGAAGAATTGAAAAAAATAATTGAAAATTAA